Part of the Citrus sinensis cultivar Valencia sweet orange chromosome 2, DVS_A1.0, whole genome shotgun sequence genome, aaaatattacatgtctcttcctctttctatttaaattcaacaatatgtaaacattaataataattaattataacttttgaaacattcatttattttattaagccaacaactaaattttagtggtttaaaatacatcaactaattaatataggaatgaaggttccttcatcttctctCACTAATGCCACTagagcctaattttaatgtcataatctcatatttaattatgcaacattttgtttagtgtcttttgatttcttcaaactctataaatatgaagtatttaagatttgttatgtttgagttttattattatttaaccaacatTCTCTTTAGAAATGTTCTTGGGAGTGGTCTTTTAGTGGAAATAAGGGTCCGAATACTTCTAGTGAGAGAAGTTTTCTGTTTGTAGAGATTTATTATGTGTTTCATGGAGTACTCTTGTTTTTCTTCATGAGTTGTACAATGATAAAGATAGTTGGATGATAAGAGTTAGGTTTTGTAGGATGTTGGAGTCTGTTAATaccaagaaaaatagagaattgattagtgtgaacataatttttattgatgaaaatattgtgtacacttaactatacacattaatatatatttttaaagttaacaaaaaaataattaactttcataaataacattagttttataaggctgcgtcatctttaaaaaaaattaattcatattttttatcaatttcataaagtgcaaagtaaaaaaaaaaatgatactaaatttttttcttttgttaaagcCGTGCGCAAAGTGCGGTTCTATTTCttagttatttataaatagaagaataaattgatgagaatatgaaaatttgagaagagaaaagagttaattaagtaattttttcaaaaattatttagataataaaattcttaattaaaaaagagtgcaaagaaaaaattagtaaatttaaGTAACACCACTCATTATATCCATATATTGCTATTAAAAAATACTGTAGaagatatttaaaagtttaagaGGATTAAGCGAGAAtcttaattcttaaaaaaccaattattttcaatctttaaaatataaaacttatgATGTCGACCAGAAGTCAGAAGTCCATAAATTACGTAGGGTTGTTCGCGGATCAAATTTTACGGATTAGACATCAATTCATATCCGATCTACGATTTTgtgaattataaattttcaatcaaatccaaTCTACAGATTAgtgaaattcaatccaaatccaatccatacgtCTGCGGATCGAATGTAGATTTAactaaatccatatccaatccaccattttacGGATTGGTttgcaaattgaaaatttttaattctattcaATTCAcgaactaactaaataaaaaaatttaatacaaaaataaatttactaccaatcaaatttaaaattaaataagatttcaataaattaattgtttaaataaagatagaaaatactttaaagtgtcaaaatataacacagtAAAAAACAATCTCATTTGTTAGATCAGTACATGAAATTAACTgtttaagaatttattttgtttatttaattattttttattttatatattatcggataagatataatatattttaacttatttactggtaaatattaataccatatttataagttctatttttaacttataaatatattttataactatattttaacttatttatttactggtaaatattaataccatatttataagttctatttttaattaaataaatactttttatttttttgtaaatttacagatttttttgaatttatagaAATACATTTATATTCAATCCACCGATTATaggttattaaatttttaatccaataaaATCTACCTATACACAGATCAAATTTATAcattagataaattaattggataGCTTTGAATTCTGCACACCCGTAAAATTATGTACTATTAGTGACAACCGCTTGATAAATGGCACACCTGTAAAATTACGTACTATTAGTAACAACCGCTTGATAAATGGCAACACATATGACGGATGGCCTTATCGCAGCGCATATATCCTCTTATGGGGATTGCCACTTTCCCCCCTacagtaattaatatataccatttactcccttactatttttataatgaccAAAACCCTCCTGACagcataaatttataatatcacccttattttcaactattcttttatttatatttattataaataaaataaatcacatgaatagaaattaaataaaaaattaagcattaaaaacaagaaatatatgttttgatatgagcaaaaaaattaataataaattttttttgttggacttatttattttgtgaaaattttcttataataaatatataaaaaaattattataaaatgataaaaaaattattataagaaaacttgaatgacaaataaaaatttaaataagataaataataaaatattttgcctatacttttcacatttaattttaaaatattacaccatgtttattataagaaaatattcacaaaataaaaattataagaaaaaatttattattaatttttttacttatatcaaaacatatattttttatttttaatacttatttttttatttagttctatttatgtaatttataataaatataataaaagagtaattaaaaataaaaataatattatcagaaaattttttgaccattataaaaatattaaagagaaataataTTCGTTAATTACTGCAGGAACGTGTCAATCTCCCTATCTTCTTATCAACAATTCAAAGcgattctctctctttcaatcCGCTACTACCAATTCTACAGCAATAAATTGCTACGTTGATCAGTACCGTTCAATTACAACGCACTGCCGATTCTACTGCAATAGATTGCTACATTGATCGTTACTGTTCAATAACAGCACACCACCTCCAGATCACTACAGCCTACCTTTCTACCCACGCATGGTATCATTTGCCCATAAATTTGACAGGCGGTTCTTAACGTATACGAAAAAAAATCGATCAAATCCCTTACAAATCATCGCGAAAATCGGTAAAGAGTTGAGGGTTCGTTTACTTCgcacatttttttaatcctttcaTTTTCCCTCTAATTTCGCTCACTTTCCCTTGCTTTCTCTCTTTCCAAACAGCTTTTGTGATCCCAAATTTCCATTATCAAATGGAGATGAGGCTGGAAGATTCGTCCTCGCATCGCGTTCTTCTTCTCTACATGGCTCGCGTCGCGCTCTCCGGTAGTGTACGGCCTCGTAATTTTATCAAGTCTCCTATACCGAGTACGCGACGAATATGTAAAGTTGGGGCTTTTTAAGCCTCTCGTTGATAAATTGTCTTctatttctttaatctttaattttaatttttccccTTTTACTGTTTTCGAACCTGAAATCTGAGGAATTTCTGAGAATTATCGTCTTCACTTGTCGATTTGTGTTATGAACTGCCCAAATTGGTGTTAGTGGTTAAATTGACCTTACAAAGAGTTGAACCTTTGGTTTTCTGAATGTTCTTGTTGAATCTGAGTTTATTAGGGTTTCATTTGGTTGTTTATAATGCTTTTATTGTGTAGTTGAAGTAAATCTGTAGGTTTACAGATTTAAAATTTGGGGCTTCACTGTGCAATTTGTGGTAGGGGTTACTTGGCGGTTTGTAGTTATCTGTTCTTTGATCTAGATAGAATTATCCAAAACTTTAATTTGACTAGGGGCGATTTGAGATTAGCGTTTTGGCGGGAAAAATTGGATGGCTGGAAGGAGGGAATTAGGGTTCCCAAAGACCAGTGCTTTTAGCTTAAGAGAGCAATTAGCTAGAACTACTCTTAGCAATGTGAGAGCGCAAGGACACACGTATGTGGAGCTTCGTGAAGATGGCAAGCGGTTCATATTCTTTTGCACTTTGTGCCTTGCTCCCTGTTATAGTGATTTAGTGCTGTTCGATCATTTGAAGGGTAATCTTCACACTGAGAGGTTATCTGCCGCCAAGGTTACTCTCTTGGGGCCAAACCCATGGCCTTTTAATGATGGTGTTCTCTTCTTTGACAATTCTAACGAGAAAGAAAAGCAAACAACGGTATCAAATGATAAATTGGGCAGGTCGTTGGATTATCACAACAATGATAGTAATCTTGCTATTGTTAAATATGGAGAAGATATGAAAGTAAATGGTAATGAGCATAGTGGGCTTGATGAAGTTCATTTTGATTGTGAAAATGGAACTCAAGTTAGGGATATTTATTCGGAGAGTTGTGATAAGGTGATTCCAGGGGTGTTTCTTAAGGATGAAATTGTTGACTTGAGAGTGAGGTTCATTGGTCTAGGTCAAATTGCTGCAAGGATGATTCAGAAGGATGAAGGCTCGATcgagatttcaagaatctggTGTGAATGGTTGGGGAAGAAGGACCCAGAGGATGAAGATATTGTCGAGATTCCAGATCATGATTTTGCTATTGTCActtttgtttataattatgatttggGTAGAAAGGGTCTGTTCGATGATGTGAAGTTATTGCTTTCCTCAAGTCCTGCAGAAGATTCTGAGAATGGGGAGGGTACTggtagaaaaagaaagaaatctttTTCTGACCCAGAGGATGTTAGTGAGTCATTGAGTAAGCAGTATGATTCATGTGGGGAAGATTCTTCAGCATCCAATAGCTCAACTTCAAGATTGCTTTTGGACCGATATGGTGATCAGCTTCTGCACGCGAGATTTATATCTAGCAAGGCTGCTAGACGAGAAATGAGACGACAGCAACGCATAGCTGCAGAACGAATGTGTGATATCTGTCAGCAGAAGATACTCCCTGATAAAGATGTAGCTGCACTCCTGAACTTGAAGACTGGAAATCTTGCCTGCAGCAGTAGAAATTTGAATGGGGTAAGGATTTCCAAGCACCTTAGCTCGGATCACTTGGTTATGGTTTCTTTGCTTATGTGTTTGGAGTGATTTGTCTATGTGTGTTCAGTCATTATCGTTTGTTAATCTGTTTGAGTTTTGGAATTTTGTGTTTACTGATTTGATTCAAAGCTATAAAGTTCTCAAATTTCTTTGCATCCATGGTCTTAAACTTGTAGGTATTTCATGTATTTCACATCTCCTGCCTCATACATTGGATACTTTTGTGCGAGTTTGAATTGAAGACTAACCAGCCTGTGACTCCAAAAGTGAAACGGAGGTCTAGAAGGAAAAATGGAAGCAAGCGGGTTCAGGCAAGAAAGGATGgagaatatatatttacaaatcaaatttcttcattgttCTGCCCAGAGTGCCAGGGTACTGGCGTGAACATTGAAGGGGATGAGCTTGAGAAACCCACTATCTCTCTCTCACAGGTTtgatgttttgaaaattttccgtatttcttgaattttttattatttttgtggtTTTCATTGCCTTCTGTTATACTTGAATCGTAAATTTCATCAGTTGATTGTCATAATTTTAAACTGGATTTCAATACAGTCTGGGCTCTGTATGATCTACTTTTCTAAAGTGatattcaagcaaaacttaacATTTTTCAGTATGAACTGAATGTAATGTACAAATTGTTTTCATGTGCTTGGGTTTGCTGGACCCTTACAGATAAGGGTTTCATTTTCCTACAGAAGTATTGgaatattatttcataaagACAAGTAGAAATCATgtatgttttttgtttttcaaatataagattaaaattttctctattGTGTCAGATGTTCAAATATAAGATTAAAGTGAGTGATGCACGTAAAGCTTGGATGAAAAATCCTGAAGCATTGCAGAACTGCTCAACAGGTTTCTATTTCCCTTCCCGATCTGAAGAAAAATTTCAggttttaaaacttctttctattttttattttttggctctttttctttctttagtttgttgaaatcaatttcttcttgcaATTTTCAGGAAAAGGTGTCGCCTCTAAAATTGCTTCATTTCTACAGTGCTGAAGTGTAGTATCCACTGACAAGCTTCCTTGGATGAGCTTGCAATCTACCTAGGTTTAGTTGTAAGCAAAAAGTTTGTGTGACCTGTTGTACTATGGATGGTATTTAAGACAGAAATGTGATGCATTTGGGGCGTTTTAACCTTCGTGGATAGCTGTATATATGTTGTCTAACAGAGGTGAATATATCAGTGTACATTGCTGACATATGTCTGCACTGTAAATGTAGTGGTGGGTGATAATAGAGTGCTCTTGAATATTCAATGGCTTGTCTCGATTTATTTGTTATcgtttcctttttcctttcgGAGGACAATtttatggtgtgtttacttgatgaatgaaaattttgaaatcgaAATTAatgatacttttatttgtaGAATTAAACTTTAGAATTAGAATCGAAATAGGGTCGGACTTACAAATTTGAGTGTCGTTATCATAATTTTGATTCCTAAGGGGGTGGAATTACCTATATTGCCCTCATAATCCTTAAATTGTCATTAATAAAGTTTGgttgtttttatatttggtCCCTAtagaatttatgaaaataccCAGAATTTTTGTACTATTTACAAATAGATCTTTTATAATGATGAGGATGgtgagattattattattattattttttaatgtctttattattattaaaatttattaattttattgttttagttaATATgattgtcattattattactcttagttttattattatttcattcttattattgtattattataatagatacaaataaaactaaatacaataattaatagagggcattttggtaacttaaaacaatttatttcaattcttagataaaataaacacatcaataGGAATGCAGCTCATTCTTATTCCGATCCtacattcaaaataaataatttactctTATGGTTAGTAATTAGTAAATACACAATTAATGTCTTGAATGACAAACAGGAAATGTATTACGTGGAGTTAGAAATTAATGCTGTGTTTATTTGTTGGAATAGGAGTGAGAAGTGTGGATTCATTCTACTCCAATGTTTACTTGCTCAATTAAGGAGGAGAGTAAGggtcttattcatttttagAGTGAAGACTGAGATTTCTACTCTCAAGAGGAATCCCTTCCTTTTTTTACTAttcctttattaaaatttatatttattaaataaaataatgttaataatattatatctatttaaaaatattattatattcataaagaattaataatattattatattattaatgtcTTGAATGACAAATAGGAAATGTATTACGTGGAGTTAGAAATTAATGATGTGTTTATTTGTTAGAatgggagtgaggagtgtggattcaTTTTACTCCAATGTTTATTTGCTCAATTAAGGAGGAGAGTAAGggtcttattcatttttagAGTGAGGACTGAGATTTTTACTCTCAAGAGgaatctcttcttttttttactattcctttattaaaatttatatttattaaataaaataatgttaataatattatatctatttaaaaatattattatattcataaagaatcaataatattattatataccatttttattttaaaatataatattattatattttttaattttgaatagtattataattattaaatattaataattaataataataaatattttattctaaaaaattttaattttgtagtatattattaataataatgtttcatttgttcttcgcttatcaataatttttaatttacataattaaaattaaaattaataaaaatacgATTTACATagttaagaatattaataataattactaatttttatgattaaaattaataataaaataaaaagtttattttacgaatatattataatttgaaataattcattCCTAATGTATACACAGTAAACATATAAatgagattttgatttttatttcacacttattCTAGtataagtaaataacttaCTCTCACTTCCACTCCATACTCTCAATTTTAAGATTTCACTACTCAGGATTCTTAATCAAATCCAATCCAAGAAGTAAATGTTacctaaattttttgttgatgttttgatttcttttttttatttggccCTTTAGCTACCATCTTCATAGTGTTGGCGGGGAAGCACCAAGCTTTCTGATGGGATTATGTTGTCCTTCAAATTAGTGTTCCTGTTATAGCCCCTGTTTACATCTTGTCATTTCTCAATGAAGTATATCTTAATGAGTAATAGATACGCATCTTTCGAGTTTTTATCGGGACTTTTACTTGCCAAGTGATGTGTTATCGATTAGTAGTTGTTACCTGGAAACTTGAAATTAACGATGCGTTACTTAAAATGCAAATTTTGTGGATTAGCGTCATTAGTCATAATGCATACAGCTAACACTTTTCTTGGATTAGCGTCATTAGTCATAATGcaaatttttggatttggattttgcACTCACCCTTTACAGACCTTCAGAATATAAGAGGATTCAGTatggtttatatatatattgtgtaATTGATACGTAGAGCAATTGGTCTGCTCCAGTCGTTGGGAACTGTTCGACACTATGTGAATGCACTCAACAGAAAAATGGTACGGCTCTCTGTCTTGGATTGCTTGCTATTGGCGGCTGAACGTGTCAAAATAGTGTAATTGTTTCCTACCATGACCATCAGATAATCCAAAACTAGCTAACTTTCGAAGCATGCATGTGTATTTACATTGCCTGTTAGGCTGAGAATTTGCCCTCAAACATTGCGGCACGAACCATAGTTAATTTAGTGCGTAAACTAATGTATATGTTGGGCAATCAAACTTATCAAAATAGGCATCTCAAGTCAACGGTTTTTCCTCAATTTAGATGCTACCCTCCACCTAACTATTTTCAGAAGTAAACTCCCATATGGATATTGCAACTTTTAGCTTGCAACGTGTGACTACGTTGCCGAGTTTTACTTTGTAAAAGAAACGGCTAGCGAGCCGGCTCATTGAAATTCTGCAAGTATACTCACAATCATATACGCCGTCACCTTCATCCAACAAAAAGTTAAACCTGTACCAAAATCCCAAGTTGACGTAATGACGAAACggttttcaaataataagtTAATTGAGTAATTTTGAATAGTATAAAATTAGAGTTTTAGAACCCTTtatatagtaattttaaatgtcacgaatttattaaaataagtaaatataaaatattattttataataaaattctcctaatcaaaataaaaaaggaaaacaaatgacattaaattgaaattctaGAAGAAACGATACAAATATTACaagaatcaagaaaaatagtaaaaaatcttaaaattgaaaaacgactaagaaaaagcaaaattttttacttgaCCACAGGGCAAAACAATGCAATTGATTCTGGTTTGGTCCGTCTTGTCACAAGTTTTGA contains:
- the LOC102608093 gene encoding uncharacterized protein LOC102608093 isoform X1, with the translated sequence MAGRRELGFPKTSAFSLREQLARTTLSNVRAQGHTYVELREDGKRFIFFCTLCLAPCYSDLVLFDHLKGNLHTERLSAAKVTLLGPNPWPFNDGVLFFDNSNEKEKQTTVSNDKLGRSLDYHNNDSNLAIVKYGEDMKVNGNEHSGLDEVHFDCENGTQVRDIYSESCDKVIPGVFLKDEIVDLRVRFIGLGQIAARMIQKDEGSIEISRIWCEWLGKKDPEDEDIVEIPDHDFAIVTFVYNYDLGRKGLFDDVKLLLSSSPAEDSENGEGTGRKRKKSFSDPEDVSESLSKQYDSCGEDSSASNSSTSRLLLDRYGDQLLHARFISSKAARREMRRQQRIAAERMCDICQQKILPDKDVAALLNLKTGNLACSSRNLNGVFHVFHISCLIHWILLCEFELKTNQPVTPKVKRRSRRKNGSKRVQARKDGEYIFTNQISSLFCPECQGTGVNIEGDELEKPTISLSQMFKYKIKVSDARKAWMKNPEALQNCSTGFYFPSRSEEKFQEKVSPLKLLHFYSAEV
- the LOC102608093 gene encoding uncharacterized protein LOC102608093 isoform X2, which translates into the protein MAGRRELGFPKTSAFSLREQLARTTLSNVRAQGHTYVELREDGKRFIFFCTLCLAPCYSDLVLFDHLKGNLHTERLSAAKVTLLGPNPWPFNDGVLFFDNSNEKEKQTTVSNDKLGRSLDYHNNDSNLAIVKYGEDMKVNGNEHSGLDEVHFDCENGTQVRDIYSESCDKVIPGVFLKDEIVDLRVRFIGLGQIAARMIQKDEGSIEISRIWCEWLGKKDPEDEDIVEIPDHDFAIVTFVYNYDLGRKGLFDDVKLLLSSSPAEDSENGEGTGRKRKKSFSDPEDVSESLSKQYDSCGEDSSASNSSTSRLLLDRYGDQLLHARFISSKAARREMRRQQRIAAERMCDICQQKILPDKDVAALLNLKTGNLACSSRNLNGVFHVFHISCLIHWILLCEFELKTNQPVTPKVKRRSRRKNGSKRVQARKDGEYIFTNQISSLFCPECQGTGVNIEGDELEKPTISLSQMFKYKIKVSDARKAWMKNPEALQNCSTGKGVASKIASFLQC